A window from Nitrospira sp. ND1 encodes these proteins:
- a CDS encoding NADH-quinone oxidoreductase subunit J, protein MAFLFFAYFAVVSIVAGILTVALKNPVQCGLALLALLLHVSGLFVMLNAEFLWAVQVIVYAGAILVLYLFVLMLLNLKTDDRYFHAKAPYLLAPAAIGLAYLLFLLVRSPFGGSRGDASPAAILLNGDAHAIGIKMFSEYLLQFEIIGVFLTGAIVGAIVLAKTPKSIETRRDA, encoded by the coding sequence ATGGCCTTCCTGTTTTTCGCGTATTTCGCAGTGGTAAGTATTGTCGCCGGCATTCTGACCGTCGCGCTGAAGAATCCGGTGCAATGCGGTCTGGCGCTCCTGGCCCTGCTCCTTCACGTCTCAGGCCTCTTCGTCATGCTGAACGCCGAATTTTTGTGGGCGGTCCAAGTGATCGTCTACGCCGGGGCCATTTTGGTCCTCTATTTGTTCGTCCTTATGTTGCTGAACCTCAAAACCGACGACCGCTATTTCCACGCCAAGGCTCCTTATCTTCTCGCACCAGCGGCCATCGGTTTGGCCTACCTCCTGTTCTTGTTGGTGAGATCCCCGTTCGGCGGCTCCAGGGGCGATGCCTCACCGGCGGCGATCTTGCTGAACGGAGATGCTCATGCCATCGGCATCAAGATGTTCAGCGAGTATTTGCTGCAATTTGAAATCATCGGGGTGTTCCTGACAGGAGCCATCGTCGGCGCGATCGTCCTCGCAAAGACCCCCAAGTCGATCGAAACGAGGCGCGACGCATGA
- the nuoK gene encoding NADH-quinone oxidoreductase subunit NuoK, producing the protein MIPLSAYVAVSAVLFATGLLGVLIRRNFIIVLMSVEIMLNAATINLVAFSHYLEAMQGQIVALFIIAIAAGEAAIGLAIIIVVFRGKISTNVDEMNLLKW; encoded by the coding sequence ATGATTCCCTTGTCCGCCTATGTGGCTGTAAGTGCCGTGTTGTTTGCGACGGGGTTGCTCGGCGTCCTGATCCGTCGCAATTTTATTATTGTGCTGATGTCGGTCGAAATCATGCTGAACGCGGCCACCATCAACCTGGTCGCCTTCTCCCATTACTTGGAAGCCATGCAGGGACAAATCGTGGCCCTCTTCATTATCGCCATTGCAGCGGGGGAAGCGGCTATCGGGCTCGCCATCATCATCGTGGTGTTCCGCGGCAAGATTTCAACCAACGTCGACGAAATGAATTTGTTGAAGTGGTAA
- the nuoL gene encoding NADH-quinone oxidoreductase subunit L — protein MSDSIDLIVKLIPLFPLMAVIVNGLFGHRYSHDLAHRFAWGSVLMSFLCVLAVFTETLRTGAAREVVAYKWIFGGDLTINLAYLIDPLTCIMLLVITGVGFLIHVYSVGYMHGESGFTRFFVYMNLFMVSMLLLVMGNNYVVLFIGWEGVGLCSYLLIGYYYDKVSAAKAATKAFVVNRIGDAGFLLAIFLVFVNFRTLDYTQVMQNAAQLSPEMATAIALCLLIGAVGKSAQLPLYTWLPDAMEGPTPVSALIHAATMVTAGVYMIVRNHAIFDLSPTAMTTVAWIGGLTALFAATIGLVQTDIKRVLAYSTVSQLGYMFLGCGLGAYTAAVFHLMTHAFFKALLFLSAGSVIHALSGEQDIRKMGALKSKIPWTHTLFLIGTIAIAGIPPLAGFWSKDEIMGHAFVHHHYVLYGMAAVGAFLTSFYMFRLTYLTFYGTSRLDHHTAEHVHESPMVMIGPLVVLATLSVIGGFPGVPPENGWFHHFLHSVAGAAGEEHATAPALMLGLMGTATVIALLGWGLAHYFYSGPSSAADALAARMPGVYTTLLNKYFVDELYDRLFVEPTKQIGRLCDWFDRTIIDGLVRSIDRGTDASSAAITWTEKHVVYAGLNIIGYANHRLARSWRRLQTGMVHQYAAIIVAGLFILVHLILLIWTGSGSNGYLSR, from the coding sequence GTGTCCGACTCTATTGATCTGATCGTCAAACTGATTCCTCTGTTCCCGCTGATGGCCGTCATTGTGAACGGCCTCTTCGGGCATCGGTATTCTCACGACCTAGCTCACCGGTTCGCGTGGGGATCGGTCCTCATGTCTTTCCTCTGTGTGCTGGCCGTCTTCACGGAGACCCTGCGTACAGGCGCGGCTCGTGAAGTGGTCGCCTACAAATGGATTTTCGGCGGCGACCTCACAATCAATCTCGCCTATTTGATCGATCCTTTGACCTGCATCATGCTGCTGGTCATCACCGGAGTGGGATTCCTGATCCACGTCTACTCCGTGGGATACATGCACGGAGAATCCGGCTTCACGCGATTCTTTGTGTACATGAACCTCTTTATGGTTTCGATGCTCCTGTTGGTGATGGGCAATAACTACGTTGTCCTCTTTATCGGCTGGGAAGGCGTCGGACTCTGCTCCTATCTGTTGATCGGGTACTACTACGACAAGGTGTCCGCCGCCAAAGCGGCCACCAAAGCCTTTGTGGTCAATCGAATCGGTGATGCCGGATTTCTCCTCGCAATCTTCCTGGTGTTCGTGAACTTCCGAACCCTCGACTACACCCAGGTGATGCAGAACGCCGCACAGCTCTCGCCTGAAATGGCCACTGCGATCGCACTCTGCCTCTTAATCGGCGCGGTCGGCAAATCGGCGCAGCTCCCGCTCTACACCTGGCTACCAGACGCCATGGAAGGGCCGACCCCGGTCAGTGCGCTCATCCATGCGGCCACCATGGTCACGGCAGGCGTCTATATGATCGTTCGCAATCATGCCATTTTCGATCTGTCGCCCACCGCCATGACGACCGTTGCCTGGATCGGCGGACTCACCGCGCTCTTCGCTGCTACAATCGGCCTGGTACAGACCGACATCAAGCGCGTTCTGGCCTATTCCACCGTCAGCCAGCTCGGGTACATGTTCCTCGGTTGTGGTCTCGGAGCGTATACGGCCGCGGTCTTCCATCTGATGACCCATGCGTTCTTTAAAGCGCTCTTGTTCTTGTCGGCCGGGTCCGTCATCCACGCATTGTCCGGCGAGCAGGATATCCGCAAAATGGGCGCGTTAAAGTCGAAGATCCCCTGGACCCATACACTCTTCCTGATCGGCACGATAGCGATTGCCGGAATTCCGCCCTTGGCGGGCTTCTGGAGCAAAGACGAAATCATGGGCCATGCCTTCGTGCATCATCACTATGTGCTCTACGGCATGGCAGCGGTCGGCGCATTCCTGACCTCGTTCTATATGTTCCGCCTGACCTATCTCACGTTCTATGGCACCTCGCGGCTGGATCACCACACCGCCGAACACGTGCACGAATCCCCCATGGTGATGATCGGGCCCCTCGTCGTGCTGGCCACCCTCTCAGTCATTGGCGGGTTCCCCGGTGTTCCGCCTGAAAACGGCTGGTTCCACCACTTCCTGCACTCAGTCGCAGGTGCGGCCGGGGAGGAGCACGCCACCGCGCCCGCGCTGATGCTCGGGCTGATGGGCACGGCCACCGTCATTGCGCTCCTGGGCTGGGGACTGGCGCATTACTTTTACAGCGGGCCTTCCTCCGCAGCAGATGCGCTCGCCGCACGGATGCCGGGCGTGTATACAACCCTGCTGAACAAGTACTTTGTCGACGAACTGTACGACCGGCTGTTCGTGGAACCGACCAAGCAGATCGGGAGACTTTGCGACTGGTTTGACCGGACCATCATCGACGGCCTCGTCCGATCTATCGATCGGGGGACAGACGCCAGTTCGGCGGCCATCACCTGGACCGAAAAACATGTGGTCTATGCCGGCTTGAACATCATCGGCTATGCGAACCACCGCTTGGCCCGCTCGTGGCGGCGGCTTCAGACCGGCATGGTCCATCAGTACGCGGCTATCATTGTGGCGGGACTTTTTATTCTCGTGCACCTCATTCTTTTGATTTGGACCGGAAGCGGTTCCAACGGCTATTTATCACGCTGA
- a CDS encoding NuoM family protein — MLEEFSFGFPILSYLIFLPLAGAAVLWLIEDEDLLKTTTLGITLVELALACLVLVRFVPDSAAMQFAEHARWMPALGIGYHLAVDGISVLFVGLTAFLTVLVVIYSWDTVRNQVRLYFMALLALETTTMGIFASIDLILFFVFWELMLIPSYFLIKLWGGGAERHYAALKYVLYTLLGSVFMLVGIALLDINYHQWAVTHHLDHVYSFDLLELLSVPIPLSQQILIFWLMFMGFAFKAPVFPFHTWLPDALVEGPIGMAVMLAGMKLGTYGFLRFTFPLLPDASKSEGVVSIVMVLALAAILYGAVVALVQSDFKRLLAFSSISHLGFVVVGLFALNFQGLQGSLLTMINLGFSTAGLFFMAGFLSTRQQSSQLSSFGGFAKQVPLLASFLLLIGMASIGLPGTNGFVGEFLILLGAFKAKWWYGAVAVTGVIFGAAYFLWYYERAMLGPLSKNISATIKDLHMREITIALSLSVMILWIGLYPSPFLRMMNGSIQALVDRLDRAKVASVDTVIHVPAK, encoded by the coding sequence ATGCTTGAAGAGTTCAGTTTTGGCTTCCCGATCCTCTCGTATCTGATCTTCCTCCCGCTCGCCGGCGCGGCGGTGCTCTGGTTGATCGAAGACGAAGATCTCCTCAAGACGACGACATTGGGTATCACCCTGGTGGAACTGGCCCTGGCCTGCCTGGTGCTGGTGCGCTTCGTGCCGGATTCCGCTGCGATGCAATTCGCCGAGCATGCGCGCTGGATGCCGGCGCTCGGCATCGGCTACCATCTCGCCGTCGACGGCATCAGCGTGCTCTTTGTAGGGCTGACTGCGTTTCTCACCGTGCTGGTCGTCATCTATTCCTGGGATACCGTACGCAATCAGGTCCGCCTGTACTTCATGGCGCTCTTGGCCCTAGAGACCACCACCATGGGTATCTTTGCCTCGATCGACCTGATTCTGTTCTTCGTCTTCTGGGAACTCATGCTCATCCCGAGCTACTTCCTGATCAAATTGTGGGGCGGAGGAGCAGAGCGCCATTACGCAGCCCTCAAGTATGTGCTCTACACACTCCTGGGCAGCGTCTTCATGCTGGTCGGCATCGCCTTGCTGGACATCAACTATCACCAGTGGGCCGTGACTCACCACCTCGACCACGTCTACTCATTCGACCTGCTGGAGTTACTCTCGGTCCCGATCCCGCTCTCCCAGCAGATTTTGATCTTCTGGCTGATGTTCATGGGATTCGCCTTCAAAGCGCCGGTGTTCCCATTTCACACCTGGCTCCCTGATGCCCTCGTTGAAGGACCCATCGGTATGGCCGTCATGTTAGCCGGGATGAAATTGGGTACCTATGGCTTCCTTCGTTTTACCTTCCCGTTACTTCCCGATGCATCGAAAAGCGAAGGCGTCGTCTCGATCGTCATGGTCCTGGCCCTCGCGGCAATTCTGTACGGAGCGGTGGTGGCGCTCGTTCAATCGGACTTCAAGCGCCTCCTCGCATTCAGCAGCATCAGCCACCTTGGGTTTGTGGTGGTCGGGCTCTTTGCTCTGAATTTCCAGGGCTTGCAGGGGAGCCTCCTGACCATGATCAACCTCGGTTTCAGCACCGCCGGCCTCTTCTTCATGGCAGGCTTCTTATCCACCAGACAACAGAGTTCCCAATTGTCCTCCTTCGGAGGATTCGCGAAACAGGTACCGCTGCTGGCCTCGTTCCTCCTGTTGATCGGTATGGCCTCCATCGGACTGCCTGGGACCAATGGTTTTGTGGGTGAGTTTCTGATCCTCCTCGGCGCCTTCAAAGCCAAATGGTGGTATGGCGCCGTGGCGGTCACCGGCGTCATCTTCGGAGCGGCCTATTTCTTGTGGTATTACGAGCGAGCCATGCTCGGCCCGCTGAGCAAGAATATCTCCGCCACGATCAAGGACCTGCACATGCGGGAAATCACCATCGCACTCTCACTCTCGGTGATGATCTTGTGGATCGGCCTGTACCCGTCACCCTTCCTGAGAATGATGAATGGATCGATTCAAGCCCTCGTCGATCGTTTGGATCGTGCCAAAGTGGCCTCGGTAGACACTGTCATCCACGTGCCGGCTAAGTAG
- a CDS encoding NuoM family protein, translating to MAEYTLLIILFAPFVGALALIFVSNRQLSLVRGIAAGSAFVSLIASVYLFYAYDPLKGGYQFIQRIEWSRQLGISLHLGVDGIGTPLVLASGILLFAGIFVSWHIKDRVKEFYIWILILAAATIGVFMSLDLFFLYFFYEMSVIPMYLLLGMWGSHTKKYLEMTDAEGLKQRDSVGFIFNFGANSKEYAAMKLVLFLSAFAVAALMGILLIYKFSGLNTFDILVLREQAHFSGPLATLIWLLIFFGFASIAPIWPLHSWSPVGHAAAPAATSMLHAGVLMKLGHFSIIRVAFEILPETTRELMPIAAVLCIFSIIYGGLVAYYAKDTKYVIGYSSSSHMGYVFLGMAALDYISLSGAVIYMFAHAMATGMLFAMAGWVYDQTHTRDIPSLGGLSNRMPFISAAFVIGCMASIGMPGTVNFIAEVMIIVGSWNKYPFQVVVAVLGIVLTMAYLFKMMRGLFYGSMAEKYSHSHDAVTVVDRMPLLIMITVSISFGIFPGHLYSVVRSGVDPLIARITKVVPVAEHPMNLPHATSPTIPTSASREALAKVTPR from the coding sequence ATGGCTGAATACACGCTGCTCATTATTTTGTTCGCGCCGTTTGTCGGGGCCCTGGCCCTGATCTTCGTCTCCAACCGCCAGCTCTCGCTGGTCCGCGGCATTGCAGCCGGCTCGGCCTTTGTCTCATTGATCGCTTCAGTCTATCTTTTCTATGCCTACGATCCGTTGAAAGGCGGCTACCAATTTATCCAGCGGATTGAATGGTCACGACAGCTGGGGATCTCCCTTCATCTCGGGGTGGATGGAATCGGCACCCCGCTGGTCCTGGCCTCCGGCATCCTCCTCTTCGCCGGCATTTTCGTCTCCTGGCACATCAAAGACCGGGTCAAAGAGTTTTACATCTGGATTCTGATTCTTGCCGCGGCGACCATCGGCGTATTCATGTCCTTGGATTTGTTCTTCCTGTATTTCTTCTACGAAATGTCCGTGATCCCCATGTATCTCCTCTTGGGCATGTGGGGGAGCCACACGAAAAAGTATCTCGAGATGACGGACGCCGAAGGCCTCAAGCAGCGGGATTCCGTCGGCTTTATCTTCAATTTCGGCGCGAACAGCAAAGAATATGCGGCCATGAAGTTGGTCCTGTTTCTGTCTGCCTTCGCCGTCGCGGCATTGATGGGTATTCTCCTGATTTACAAGTTCTCAGGACTCAACACCTTCGATATTCTGGTGTTGCGCGAGCAGGCCCATTTCTCGGGGCCTCTGGCCACGCTGATCTGGCTGTTGATCTTTTTCGGCTTTGCGTCGATCGCTCCGATCTGGCCGCTGCACTCCTGGTCTCCCGTCGGCCACGCGGCCGCCCCGGCGGCAACCAGCATGTTGCACGCAGGCGTGCTGATGAAATTGGGACATTTCTCGATTATCCGGGTCGCCTTCGAAATCCTGCCCGAGACCACCCGCGAACTCATGCCCATTGCCGCGGTGCTGTGCATCTTCAGCATCATCTACGGCGGGCTCGTCGCCTATTACGCAAAGGACACCAAATACGTCATCGGCTATTCCAGCTCCAGCCATATGGGCTACGTGTTCCTTGGCATGGCCGCCCTCGACTACATCAGCCTGAGCGGGGCCGTCATCTATATGTTCGCTCACGCTATGGCCACCGGGATGCTCTTCGCCATGGCCGGCTGGGTCTACGATCAAACCCACACCCGCGACATTCCCTCGCTGGGAGGCCTCTCCAACCGGATGCCATTTATTTCCGCCGCCTTCGTCATCGGCTGCATGGCCTCGATCGGAATGCCCGGCACCGTGAACTTTATCGCTGAAGTCATGATCATTGTCGGCAGTTGGAACAAATATCCCTTCCAGGTCGTCGTTGCCGTCCTCGGTATCGTGCTGACCATGGCCTATCTCTTCAAGATGATGCGCGGCCTGTTCTATGGATCCATGGCGGAGAAATACAGCCACTCACATGATGCCGTGACCGTCGTTGATCGTATGCCGCTGCTGATCATGATCACCGTCAGCATCAGTTTTGGAATTTTCCCGGGGCACCTCTACTCCGTCGTCCGATCCGGGGTTGATCCCTTGATCGCTCGTATCACCAAGGTCGTCCCGGTTGCGGAGCACCCTATGAACCTTCCACATGCCACCTCGCCAACCATACCCACATCTGCTTCCCGTGAAGCACTTGCGAAGGTGACCCCGCGATGA
- a CDS encoding NADH-quinone oxidoreductase subunit N, with amino-acid sequence MTFSLTLSVSDLLLLLPELFLTAWLCVILIVDFSFKRIVQEQLAYLSILGLVITLACLAWFDVTGITGTLFGKMFVLDRMAIFFKVMILLATILVILLSIDYVHRFAFFRGEYYFLVVMSALGMMFMTSANDLLSLFVTLEFATFGFYVLVSYLRDDVASNEAGLKFFILGVFAAGLLAYGISLVYGETGKLVFSDMTGAAPTTGLVIGFLLIFAALGFKIGAVPFHSWIPDTYHGAPTPVTAFLSIAPKVAAFAILLRLFLVALATFKPAWALLIVATSILSMTYGNIVAIAQRNVKRLLAYSGIAQVGNVLIGLAAGTKMGTDSILFYLLTYLFANLGAFAVIMAISNAVGSDEIDDYRGLNRRSPFLAFAMLIFLLSLAGVPPLAGFIGKLYIFVAAIKEGLYILITVGLINIVVSMYYYLIVVKKMYINEPLDSSPIKTTGPLRAVIYVGLAGTLVIGIYPQPFLDWAVAATLMFSNLLGPAASIPVPVVPFGG; translated from the coding sequence ATGACTTTTTCCCTTACCCTGTCAGTCAGCGATCTCCTGTTGCTGCTACCGGAGCTGTTCCTCACTGCCTGGCTGTGCGTCATCCTGATCGTCGATTTTTCGTTCAAACGGATCGTCCAGGAACAGCTCGCCTACCTGAGCATTCTTGGATTAGTGATCACGCTGGCCTGCCTGGCCTGGTTTGATGTGACCGGCATCACCGGCACCCTGTTCGGCAAGATGTTCGTGCTGGACCGGATGGCGATCTTCTTCAAAGTGATGATCCTCCTCGCCACGATCCTGGTCATTCTCTTGTCGATCGATTATGTGCACCGCTTTGCGTTCTTCCGTGGCGAATATTATTTCCTTGTCGTGATGTCGGCATTGGGCATGATGTTCATGACCTCCGCCAACGATTTGCTGTCGCTCTTCGTCACCCTGGAGTTCGCGACATTCGGCTTTTATGTCCTGGTGTCCTATCTCCGTGACGATGTGGCATCCAACGAGGCCGGTCTCAAGTTCTTCATCCTGGGAGTCTTTGCAGCGGGCTTGCTCGCCTATGGCATCAGCCTGGTCTATGGCGAAACAGGCAAGCTCGTCTTCTCAGACATGACTGGCGCAGCCCCGACTACCGGACTCGTCATCGGCTTCCTGCTCATTTTTGCGGCCTTGGGATTCAAGATCGGCGCGGTCCCATTCCATTCATGGATCCCGGACACATACCACGGCGCACCGACGCCGGTCACCGCCTTCCTGTCGATCGCACCCAAGGTAGCCGCCTTTGCGATTTTGCTGCGCCTCTTCTTAGTGGCGCTGGCGACCTTCAAACCGGCCTGGGCATTGCTCATCGTGGCAACCTCCATCCTCTCGATGACCTACGGCAACATCGTGGCGATCGCACAACGAAATGTGAAACGTTTGTTAGCCTATTCCGGTATCGCACAAGTCGGCAACGTGCTGATTGGTCTGGCGGCGGGGACCAAGATGGGGACCGATTCCATCTTGTTCTACCTCCTGACCTATCTCTTTGCGAACCTCGGAGCCTTCGCCGTTATCATGGCGATCAGCAATGCAGTGGGCAGCGATGAAATCGATGACTACAGAGGACTCAACCGGCGCTCGCCGTTTCTGGCCTTTGCTATGCTGATTTTCCTGTTGTCGCTGGCCGGAGTTCCCCCCCTCGCTGGTTTCATCGGCAAGTTGTATATTTTTGTCGCCGCGATCAAGGAGGGGCTCTATATCCTGATCACGGTCGGCCTCATCAACATCGTCGTGTCGATGTACTACTACCTGATCGTCGTCAAGAAGATGTACATCAACGAACCGCTCGATTCTTCTCCCATCAAGACGACGGGTCCGTTACGGGCGGTCATCTATGTCGGATTGGCCGGCACACTCGTGATCGGTATCTATCCACAGCCGTTCCTCGACTGGGCCGTAGCCGCCACGCTGATGTTTTCCAATCTTCTAGGCCCTGCCGCTTCCATTCCCGTACCAGTCGTGCCGTTCGGCGGGTAA
- a CDS encoding CHASE3 domain-containing protein → MNMDEPKPQQAVNTDVESVLPTLPWSARILSRLSILGPLVLAFQNRSIEQRVLAGFGLVFAGILVISAISYRNMTVLIRNGHHDQRSHEFIQSLAATGEAIDDAENGHRRFLVTGDESYLSAYNTLQERAPEYLGYLRELTEPGSIQRARVTQLEQLITQQLREERAAIDLRKETGFESVRTLALAGVAKTALDSVRRLHAQMEQDETKALAQRVIESTTTTRSSIILLIIGALLLFVLLAAVYYLIRHDITARRRIADELQRRGELLEAANKELEAFSYSVSHDLRAPLRHIDGYASLLAKAASISLDDKAKRYLQTISESATRMGQLIDDLLVFSRMGRQEMLRGTVNLNQLIASVLHDLRHDLQDRTISWTIAQLPEVTGDAAMLRQVFMNLVANAIKFTGTQPQATIEIGSRDNGQQEAVLFVRDNGVGFDMRYANKLFGVFQRLHRADEFEGTGIGLANVRRIIHRHGGKTWAEGALGEGATFYVSLPLARTSA, encoded by the coding sequence ATGAATATGGACGAACCGAAACCCCAACAGGCCGTCAACACAGACGTGGAGTCCGTCCTTCCTACCCTTCCCTGGAGCGCACGTATTCTTTCGCGTCTTTCTATTCTTGGGCCGTTGGTCCTGGCATTTCAGAACCGCTCCATTGAACAACGCGTACTCGCTGGCTTCGGCCTCGTGTTTGCCGGCATCCTGGTCATTTCTGCCATTTCGTATCGCAATATGACGGTGCTCATCCGAAACGGTCATCACGACCAACGGAGTCACGAGTTCATCCAATCCCTGGCCGCGACCGGGGAGGCCATCGACGATGCAGAAAACGGCCACCGACGATTCCTGGTCACCGGGGACGAAAGTTACCTCTCCGCCTACAACACCCTGCAAGAACGCGCACCGGAATACCTCGGCTACCTGCGGGAACTCACCGAGCCGGGCAGCATTCAGCGCGCACGCGTCACCCAACTGGAACAGTTGATCACCCAACAACTGCGGGAAGAGCGAGCCGCCATCGACCTGCGAAAGGAGACGGGGTTCGAGTCTGTCCGGACATTGGCCCTGGCCGGTGTCGCCAAAACCGCGCTCGATTCCGTCCGTCGACTGCACGCGCAGATGGAGCAGGACGAAACCAAGGCTCTCGCGCAACGGGTCATCGAATCCACCACGACCACGCGCTCGAGCATCATCCTCCTGATCATCGGCGCCCTTCTGCTGTTCGTACTGCTGGCTGCCGTGTACTATCTGATTCGGCATGACATTACGGCACGGCGGCGGATTGCCGATGAACTCCAGCGCCGGGGCGAATTGCTGGAGGCCGCCAATAAAGAGCTGGAGGCGTTCAGCTATTCCGTCTCCCACGACTTACGAGCCCCGTTACGGCATATCGACGGCTACGCCTCGCTGCTGGCCAAGGCCGCCTCCATCTCGCTTGACGACAAAGCGAAGCGATACTTACAGACGATCTCTGAATCCGCCACCAGGATGGGACAACTCATCGACGATCTGTTAGTGTTTTCCCGGATGGGGCGACAGGAAATGCTGCGCGGGACGGTCAACCTGAACCAGTTGATCGCCTCCGTGCTGCACGATCTGCGACATGACTTGCAAGATCGGACAATCTCGTGGACAATCGCTCAACTCCCTGAAGTCACGGGGGATGCAGCCATGTTACGACAGGTCTTTATGAATCTCGTGGCCAACGCGATCAAGTTTACCGGTACGCAGCCGCAGGCTACGATCGAGATCGGAAGCCGTGACAACGGGCAGCAGGAAGCGGTGTTATTCGTACGCGACAATGGGGTAGGATTTGATATGCGCTACGCGAACAAGCTGTTCGGCGTCTTTCAGCGGCTCCACCGAGCGGATGAGTTCGAGGGGACGGGTATCGGACTGGCCAATGTCAGACGCATTATTCACCGGCATGGCGGGAAGACCTGGGCAGAAGGTGCGCTCGGCGAAGGCGCGACCTTTTACGTCAGCCTCCCGTTGGCGAGGACATCGGCATGA
- a CDS encoding response regulator, giving the protein MTLTKPILLAEDNPRDAELALAAMEEHHLADKVILCHDGAEVLDYLYCRGHFKARLQGNPAVVLLDLKMPKVDGLEVLRTIKSDAALKPIPVVMLTSSREERDLVESYALGANAYVVKPVEFHQFLKAVKELGVFWGMINEPPPEGASRVTSR; this is encoded by the coding sequence ATGACCCTGACCAAACCCATATTACTGGCGGAAGACAATCCACGCGATGCCGAGCTCGCTCTGGCGGCGATGGAAGAACATCACCTTGCGGACAAGGTCATCCTCTGTCACGACGGCGCCGAAGTATTGGATTACCTCTACTGCCGTGGCCACTTCAAAGCCCGGCTCCAGGGCAATCCCGCGGTGGTACTCCTCGACTTGAAGATGCCCAAAGTCGACGGCCTCGAAGTGCTGCGTACCATTAAGAGCGACGCCGCCCTGAAACCCATCCCCGTGGTGATGCTGACATCGTCCAGGGAAGAGCGGGACCTGGTTGAAAGTTATGCTTTGGGCGCCAACGCCTATGTGGTCAAGCCTGTCGAGTTTCATCAGTTTCTCAAAGCCGTCAAAGAGCTCGGTGTGTTCTGGGGAATGATCAACGAACCGCCTCCTGAGGGGGCGAGCCGCGTAACCAGCCGATGA